TTTCCAGGAGAACAGCCTGAAACACAGACTGCCCCCAGGCAGCCAGGCCCGAGGGACTGGCCAGCTCCAGGAAGCAGCTCGTGTTCCAGCGCTGGAGCagttcccactgctgctctgggtgaagCACAGCTTTACTGCCAGGCCCAGGCTGGCTAATGGGCATGGCTGACCCTGATTTTCACTTCAAAAAGAAGCTGTAGTTGGAATGATTTACAAAGGCAGGATTTTCTATGCAGTCCCAGGGTTTGTGCAGGCAAAAAGATCTGCATGAGATTAATTCTGCTGGGTGCCTGGTGGTGTGTGGAGCTCCCACCCATCTTCCAGGGCATAAGAAAACCTTCACAGCTTTAACACACAAGCAGTGCCACTTGTCTCATGCCAGCAGCACACTAAAAGGGCCCGTTCAAGCCACAAGATGAGAGGCTGAGGGGAAAAGTATCCTTGAGTTATCTGGATGCAGAAGAGAGAATTCAGCACCTGTGGCAATGAACAAAGTCAGGCCCTGTTATCAGCTTGggctggtgccaccagcagaGACAATCTGCTGTTTCCAGTGTGCCATTTCAGTTGAAGCTGTTTGGACCTAACCTGGGAATACAATGCTGGGATTATcatcacagcagccctgggaaacaGGGTTCCCTTCCTGAAATTCAGTGCAGTTTTTGCAATAAAACTGATCTAATTGCATCCTCCAGTTCCCTTTTTGCAGTCACGCCTGGGAGGGACACACAGGACACAATCAAATTCTCTTTCCTGGCATCTCATGTTACTAATGATCATTGTCCAGCCAGGACTTTGCAGGGCGAGTTGGGCTCCCTAGTTCCCAGGCAGCCCAATTTGGGTTTTCCtccagtttttttttaattaagcagaAATCAATTCCACTTCTATGAACTGGTGGCCACATTCTGCTCCCAGGTActgataaaaatacagaattaatcACTTGCCTGTCAGCACTGGGTGCAACCCCCAACCTCCTCATACCCACAGAGAACACTTTCATCAAGCAGGAACTCCTGGCCATTTACTGAAGGGTGAGTGAGGAGCTCAGAGTGCCACACAAGTTCCCTAAgtggagggagggaaaacaaaaagagatcTTGTTCTTCTGGGGCACAGATTGTTATCATATCACAAAAGCCAGCAGCTGAAAAGATTCCAGTCAGGAAGCACCATGCTTTGAGAACAGGTTAGGCTGCCTGTCCTTCCCTGGGAGACTGACACCCAACGGGATCCGGGGTGGAAATGAGTTCTCCCGACTGCTGGGCTCACAGCCATTATCAGATGCTGAAGTGTTTTACATACCTCCTTCTCTGTGGGTTCCTCTAGTCATTCCCAGAACAcgtgcaggagcagctgcattCAGCTGTGGTGTCAGATGAACATTACCTTGAAAAcccagaaagcaaaaaacaccCCCAACCAGAGCAGCTCGATGTTGAGTGGCAGAggtagtattttatttttttttttgagcatcCCTCCTCAAGGACACTAAATTTAGAGTTTGTAAAACATCactaaatgaaaacaaaacattgccaataacaaaaatgcaaacctgctggaaaagaaaatgcagcagcattCAAGTATCAGAAAACATGAGAGCTAAAGTGCTTGAGAGAATTTCTTTACTATGCAGAGTCTGAAGTCAGTGTTCCCCtagaaatgctatttttaaaacagcactTGCCTGGCTGCATAGGATTTTTCACCAATCTATAGCAGGATAACACTACTAAGCCAGAGCCATTACCCCAAAGGGCTAGGAGCAACACATTTCTTTCTATCCCTCatactaaaataaattatattcaaAGAAACACATTATTAAGTTCAGGCAGCTGAAGCTGGACTTCAAGGAACGTGACAGAACGGATTTCCCATGCAGTGAAGTCGCTAGCATGGCCTGAAGCTGAACAAAGCTTTGGTGGGATTTATAAAGTGCTGTCTTTTAGTGTTTTTTGCCTGTCTTTAGTAGTGGTTTGTTTTCACACCAGCACCGGGGTtgtgagttaaaaaaaattctgaagtaaCAGACCAGTTTTCAGTGGATGCTGGAGCCAGACAGACATTGCACAGTGCACACAAATAACGTTAAAAAACTACAAACAAATcgaacaaaaaaaaccccaacccccaaAACCTAACCCAGTTATGGTAAAACGTTTCatccttaaaaacaaacacccaCCAAGCACCAAGAGCAAATCAGAAAGTAACATCTGCCTCCCGGTCCCCTGGCTTGTCCCAGCAAGGATGGATACTACATAATACAAGCTCAGCAGCAATGGTTGAGAGCCTGAGCCTGCAGGCACTCAGTGCAAAATTCTCCCGGCATTCAGCTCCATGGGAGTGATCCAGTTTTCACCAAAGCCAAAGGGAACTCCTTACAGGCTTCAGCCAATTTTGGATTAGCCCCATGAATTGACAGAAGGAGCAGGACCTTGCTTTACAGTCACCATTTTTCTATCCAGCCACAAAAGCCACCCCCTGAAATTCCTGGAGGGGTTTTCAACCTTCCCCCCCATGCATGCATTTAACATCCATTACAGTTAATAGCAGTTACACATGCAGATCGATGGGAGAAAAGTCCCAGTCGAGAGGAGTTATTGGAAGTAAGAAAAGAAACCCAGTAGAAATGCAGAGAATTGCTAAAGACCCAGCTCCCTCGAGTGAATTCCTGTTTTGCCGGCCGGCAGGCGTCCTGCAGGAAGCTCTATGGTGTGTGTTTGGGTGTGCAGGGTGTGTGACGTGAGGCGAGCCAGCGGCGCCGTTCTGCCACCTCGATCCCAGCTGTTCTGCCACCTCGATCCCAGCTGTTCTgccacctccatcccagctgtTCTGCCACCTCCATCCCAGGGAGCGTCCGAGCGCCGGCCGCCCTCACTTGGGCGCGGCAGCGTTGGTGAAATCGTCCTGTGCCGCGGCCGGCAGGGAATGGTCTATCCTGaactcctcctccagccccccGGGCGCCTTGGCCGCGTCCCCCCGGGCTGCGGGCTGGCCACTGTCCGTGCCgcccccctccagccccaggatcTGTCTCTGCACCAGCTTGGAATAAAGGCCTCCTTCTTCCATCAGCTCCTTGTGCGAGCCCTGCTGCACCACGCGGCCCTTGTCCAGCACAATGATGTTGTGTGCCCTCTCCACAGTGCTCAGCCTGTGAGCTATGACAAGCACCGTGTGGTTCTGCAAGTCGCCGTAAATCGCCTGCTGAATCTGCGGGGAGAAAAGGCGTTAGTGCCCGGGCACTGGGAGACCGGCAGCTTTGTGGTCTCTGTCCAGGAACCTCTGGACAGGAGATGTCTTCTCCTCTACTCCCTGCAGCACTACCAGCACCAGCAtgtccagcccagctcctggctgcagcccaaAGACCATCTCAGTCcagccaggtgagcagcacAGGACTAATCCTGCAAGCTGGGGACTTGTTACAACTGGGCCCCAAATTTGGAGGCCACGTGGTGCTGGCAGAGACCGCAGGAATACGTGGTGAATGCAGCtgctcagaaaagcagaattttttcttcagtgtatCAAGGCAAGGCaagagaaggtttttttccagtcaaGATACAATAGCACTGACGTCTAAAGGCAGGCAGGTGGCCATCAGGCACATGTCACATTGACACCCCTGGGTAGCCAAAACCAACCCTGGGCTGGTATCAGGTACCACACACGTGACTGACGACCTGTGAGGCAGCAAGCTGCTCCAAGGTCAGATActtgtgctgccccagcaggatTTGTCCTCTGGGATTGGAGGCACATCCTTGAATCCCAACCTTGAACAGGCTTTCCCTTGTGTCATTGCCAAACTTCCAGACAGATAAACCAGTTTACAGGATGCTCAAGGCTTTTCCTGCAAGTGTGGCTTCCTTGGTGCCTTGGCTGGGATTTGAGCTCAGGCACTCCTACTCTCCTTGCAGCATTTTATACAGTCTTCCTCTGTATCCTGTCCTAAAATCctaaaaggcagcacagagtcTCTGTATGCCATTAACACCTTCCACATTGAAAAAATTCAGCAAAGATCCCTACCTCATCATGTTTGTCAGGCACTGGCTGCTGTGAGCATGGAATTATTCCTTTCCTGGTGGCTACAAGAGCATCGGAATCAAATTCCTGCTACGAAATTAGCGCTTCACTCAACCCTCTGATAGCACCATAGCAAGTATAAGTTTGTCCACTGGCTGGAAACTGAGGCTACAGTCTGTCCTCCAAGCCCTCTTTGTCCCAAACAGCCAGGGCACCCACTCACCGCGTGCTCGCTCTCCGCATCCAGCGCGCTCGTGGCTTCGTCCAGGATGAGGATTGGAGGGGCTCGGATCAGGGCCCTGGCAATCGCCACTCTCTGCTTCTGCCCACCTGACAGCTGAGCTCCCTTTTCGCCTGCCTCTGTTGGGtcaagggagagagggaggggtCAAAATGAAgaccaggagctggcaggatgTGCAGCTGGCAGGCCCAGCGGCGGGTGGGTACCTGTGTGGTAGCCGTCCTGCAGCTCGGTGATGAAGTTGTGGGCGTTGGCCTTCTGGGCAGCCTGGACCACTGACTCGAAGGAGGCTGAGGCCAAGCCATAGGAAATATTGTCTGCAATAGAGCGGGCAAACAGCACGGGCTCCTGGCTCACCAGGGAGATCTGCAGGAAGCAAAGGGAGAGCAGGGGTCAGGAGCAGAAGATGCACTGCATGATCTCAGACCATTGATATTTGTTCCTGCTACAGACATAGATATGATATATAGATATTCCAAGATATAGAAATGTCATTAACCAAGATAGAGAAGTGCTCATGGTGAGCTTCCAGTGAGGATGCCAATGTCAGCATGCCCAGTTTGCATCTTCTGCTGGAAAGCCATTTTGCAGGGGAGAAACCTGATGCAATGCTGGGACATTGGCATCTGGGATGGGCTTCCCCCCCTAAAGCCTGCTGTGATTTTGCTCCAGATCTGTTATTCCCATCgctgtttgcttttcccagaATGGAAAACCAGTTGCTGGGATAAGTCAAGCTGGAGAGACCCTCTCCCAGGCCCTTGCTGATTTTCCTTTCAAGGCCAGTAGTCACACTTGGGCCGTGTGAATGAGCCCTCCTGCATCTTTTAATCCCAAATGAGCAAGTTAGGGAGGTAACTGCTGCAATTCCTTAATTGCTTAGCAACAGTCTCCCTGTCCTGCCTTACAGCCATGGCTGCTCACTGTCACGTTCAGCTGCTTTATCAAATCCTTGATATTGGAATATATCAAACCTTTCAAACTAGTACTCAGAATTGTGCATGAGAGAGCCAGGGAGACGTGGTCATATTTTAATTGAGTTCTCCCCATGCCCCTAACACCACACCAGGCTTTCTAAACTGAAAGATTTGCTTGGCCTTTGATTTTCGCTCTGTACGGGCTGGGAATGTAAATTAGTCACAGTGACTTTGGCTTTCCAGCCTGTCTCTGATCAATTGTTTTCAGGTTTTCCTGCTGACTGCTGAGGCCATTTGCTCTGGGGGCAAACAAAGGAGGCAGTTACTTGCAGAGATGAAGGCTGATCTGTGCTGACACACAGATGAGAGCTGAGGGGCCCGGACCCCTCTCCTAGGCAAAGCACCAGCCCTTCtggtgctccagctgctgccaggatcCTGAGAGGTTTAACTCCCCATTAGCTGAGAATTGCTCTAAGATCTTAAGGCAGAAATTGCTGGAGGAATACAAAACTCTTTTTCCAAACCCAATTTAGATGATAATTAATCCAACAGCCAAAAACATATTTCTACTCCGTTGGccaaaaaataccaaacaaaagatggtttttgttctgtttttggaaggcttccccttccccttgAAACCACCCtccatccccttcccttccGCCCCCACAAATTATCCAAATTCATTTCTTGGACCACTTCCAGCCTCCAGCTTTCTGGACATTTCTGGAGCTGCCAGATCAAATCCAAAGCAACGTGCAGCAGTGCCATGCATcccctcagagccctgcaggtggcAAGTGGGCTAAGCAGAACACAGGTGTCCCAACCAGAAGACAGGTATCAGTCGCTCGTACCACGGAGTGCAGGTACTTGTGATCGTACATGTTAATGGGACGcccatccagcagcacctgcccatcctgcaggggGTAGAAGTTCTCCAGGATGTTGACACAGGAGCTCTTCCCACTCCCTGAAGGACCCACCAGCGCTGTCACTTTGCCAGGGTGCAGGGTGAAGGACACGTCCTGCAACATGGATGGGAGAACATGCTCAGGTCCAGCCTTTTCTCAACGTCCTGGGGCACTACACAAGAGAAGGAGCCAGAATCTGGCCAGAGTGCCCCTCTGCCTTGGTGATGTGCCCCATCAGCCatttctcctggctctgaggaAGCGAAAAGCCTCCAAATTGCCTCAGACTTGCCTGCTGATGTAGCAGGTCCTCTAAAAAGCAAACTGACCTCTTTGCTGCTTCCCCCTGTCTCAtgatcccagcccctctcccacaGAAACAGTCTGAGGCAGCTTGGCACAAAGCCCTGTACCACGCTGACATGTTTAATGCCTGAGCAGGGAACAAGGGTTTTATTAATAAATCTCATTCCTTGTAAGGAAGGCCGGCCCTAAACACCCGCTGCTCcttttaatctgttttccagCAAGCACTGAGCCTGCCTTTACACATCTCTGACAGGCAGCTGACACTCCCCACGGGCTGGGGTTTGCTCCTGgccaggatggagcagcagcacgTGGGAGTGCTCAGTGCCcatggggctcacctggaggaCCTGGGTGGTGGAGCGAGTGCGGTAGGAAAAGGTGACATTCCTGAACTCCACCTTGCCATCCACATGATCTGGGGCCAGGGAGCCGTCGTGCACCATGGTGGGCTGGCGGTCAATGAACTCAAAGACCTTCTCAGCAGCTCCCACGCCCTGCATGAGGCCGCTGTACACGGAGCCGATGGACTGCaagggaagaggcagcagtgaGACCCTGCCAGGTGATGGGGAAATCAGCCAGTGCCACTCCAAAGGGGAATGGCTGAAGCATTCCCAAGTCTCCCATCGCCTGATGTTGACTGCAGGCATCAGACACAGGGCAAGAAAACTCTCTCTCCTCTGTTGGGCATGGAAGGGATACATGGACAGCCCAGGGAAAGGGTGCTTTTCAATACTaaacccagagctgcagaacagTTTGTACTGTAACTGCCCCTCCcagcaggagggggaaaaaaaccccaaaccaaactaaatccacaccaaaaccacagcctggaaaccccagcagaggctgcagtcATCTGAGCAGATGGTGAGAGCCAGGcaggctgcctccagctctgctctgcccctgcactgAGGCTGAAGCACCACCAAAACCACACTTGGCTGTGAGGAAACCTCAACTGGatcattcctgcctggattAGCCAAGTTTATGCCTCTGCAAGGAGAAGGCAGCCCTGGGTGGGCTCTACCATCCCACCCACAATCCCATCTTGCTAATGTGCTGCCAATGCAGCAGCTTGCAGCCTatcccagggaaaggaaaaaaaaaaaaaagtaatataatTAAGTTTTTAATGAAGCCTGAAATTTAACAGGCAGCTTTGTAATCCCTTCATTCTTCACACCAGGAAATGTGCTtggcaggcagccagggctctgcccttcagcagggccagcctgaCCCTTCTGGTCCCAGCTGCCTTTTTGGGGGACAAGCTGCTTTAGGAACATGAAAGTTGTGAGACCACAGCAGGGGAggaacagggagcagaggggagaatCCCccctctggcagtgccacagcaccAAAGAAATGTGTCATGGGAAATTCAGCACTGGATCTATCCCTGCAACTGCCCTGGGACCTTCTGGGAGATAGAAGGGGTAGCCCAGAGTATGGGGAGGCCCtagcacaggttgcccagagaagctgtggctgctgcacccatggaagtgtccaagagtgggttggatgaggcttggagcaacctgggaaggtgtggaaggtgttcctgcccatggcagggagctggaatgagatgggctttaatgtcccttccaacccaacccattccgGCATTCCCTGCTAAAACTGGGAACTCACCTCCATGCAGTCCCCCAGGACAAACTCATAAATGATGAAGGATATCAGGTTTCCACTCGTCATTTGCCCAGAGATCACGAGGTGCCCACCATAGTAAAGGATGCTGACCTGGACCACCAGCAGGGTCAGctgaaagcaagaaaacacCCCAGAATCAGCAAGGACAAATGGATTTTTGGTACATTTGTCATTATTCACACAACAGCCCAAACTTCATGTGCTGACATTTATTCTTTGAGCCCTGAGCTGAGGATGCCTGACAGTGCAGCTGACAGCCCTAGGAGCGAgcatggaaatgagaaaaacaactcAAGTACATGGGCTGATTTAAGGAGCTGGGCAGATATCTTTCAACAAAACAAGTCCCGAGGGACAGCAGCCAAGGAGGCAGAATTTATCTGAAATAACAGAGCATCTCATGAACTTCTCTCTTAGCCTAAGGTCCTCAAGCATAATAATCTATGTTCAAATTATCCAAGGCATGCTGTCACCTCACCACTAAAATAAACTTTCCGTTATATGAGTGTGacacattttaatttagaaCACAAAATCAAGCCAGGAGTTAATACAGAATATCCTCCTTGCCTGTACAAGTCCCTGAAGCATAACCCCAGCTGTCACCTGAAGTCTGTGGGGGGTACCACCTACTCTAGAAAGGAGACAGATCAGCTCTGATGTGACAAATATACCAGCCCTTTTTATTCAGCTGGTTTTGTTCCATGCTGCCCAGGTGCTCCAAAAAGCAGCGATGCCCTGGTGCCCTGTGGGACCAGAAGAGGTTGTAAATTCACACAGACAAAAATACAGGGGGGAAAATGCCTCCTCTATAGCTCAGATCCTTAAGCTCCTGCGTTCCCTCCAAGAAAGACTCTACCAGGGCTGAGCTATATCCATTGTCTTCTTTCTAGGTGAaccctgcaggagcagtttTTTGAGGGCTTTTGACTTCTTAGATTTGTCAGGATCAGTGTCAATCCAGCTCATGCTCCAGCTTCACCTGGGAGCCcagaaataatgcaaataatGCTCCCATTTTGTTTCCAGACTTGGGAAGCCATAAAGTCTCTCACAGCTGAAAGAAGGCACCATAACTCACAGACCCTTCACCAGCAACTGCCTCCAATCCCTGAATGTGCAGAGACAAGGGCAGCCTCACGTGAGGGTTTTGCCCTGGAGAAATCCCAAACCATCTGGTGTTAAACaatgaaaaagcattttgcaggggggagtggaaaaagaaaacaagcccaaagccaaagcccagcagcctcCCCCTGCCACCACCCACACGCAGAAGATCTCGGTTCCTGAGCAGAAGCTCAACCAACGCCGCGGCTGTTCCCAGCCGGAGCCCCGGAGCGGACCTGGCACCGGCACACACTGCAGCACCACGcagccttgggctgctccaTGACCTTGAGCTCTTATCAATTATTGCCCCACGTGCAGGGGAaaacaggcagctccagggaatgaCACAACACTGAGTGGAATGGGATGCATTTTTTGATGGATAAAAATAACCAATGGTTGAGAGCCAGGGGATCATCGGCAGcggacagcagggctgggctcaccccagagctccctgggagcagaggagaacCATGTGGGCTTTGAGATCTGGAGAGAccaccctgcccatcccagccccacgCAGGGAAGCCCCAGGACCATCCACCTACCCCACTGGACCAGACATAGTAGGTGTAAGCCATGGCCTCCCGCTTGTTGAGCTTGTAcacctgctgcagcttctgccagTACACGTTGGCCTCCGTCTCCTCGTTGGCGAAGCTGCGGACGGTCTTCATGGCCGAGATGGTCTCCTCGGCCGTGTTGTTGGCCTTGGCCAGAGCGCTCTGCACATCCTTGGAGAGcttctgcagggagcagggggaggcagagggagctcAGCGGGTGCCAGGCTGCCCGTGGCACATCTCCCTGCTCGCCCCGGGCTCTGGGACCCCACCAGGTGACTCCGAAGTGGGAGAAGAGATGGCATGAGGACAGGCAGATGCATACAAGACATtccacagcccagccacccCTTCTATCAGACATGAGATGCTTCCAGTCCTGAGCAGGAAGCAAGGTAAGAGCCCAGGCTACACCTGTCTGCCCACATAG
This Serinus canaria isolate serCan28SL12 chromosome 15, serCan2020, whole genome shotgun sequence DNA region includes the following protein-coding sequences:
- the ABCB9 gene encoding ABC-type oligopeptide transporter ABCB9, which produces MRAWKAVASTLALSGADVVVTTLLYTHGQGGRNVLQDLRHFNIFNSLLDIWGGCLYRSCVLLGAAIGVATNTAYGPRRLRASRTFIAVVCLLMGIYMMVKLLLYSEVRKTIRDPWFWGLFAWTYVALAATFGLWQLLACVTSSREALGPSSESRAEVEESCDGGTSRDKREEAAGPTIHKLLSYTKPDAFFLGIASFFLLVAALGETFLPYYTGLAIDGIVVQKSMDRFSTAVLVMSLLAIGSSFAAGIRGGVFTLIFARLNIRLRNCLFRSLVSQEMSFFDENRTGDVISRLTSDTTIVSDLVSQNINIFLRNVVKATGVIFFMFSLSWKLSLVTFMGFPIIMLVSDVYGKYYQKLSKDVQSALAKANNTAEETISAMKTVRSFANEETEANVYWQKLQQVYKLNKREAMAYTYYVWSSGLTLLVVQVSILYYGGHLVISGQMTSGNLISFIIYEFVLGDCMESIGSVYSGLMQGVGAAEKVFEFIDRQPTMVHDGSLAPDHVDGKVEFRNVTFSYRTRSTTQVLQDVSFTLHPGKVTALVGPSGSGKSSCVNILENFYPLQDGQVLLDGRPINMYDHKYLHSVISLVSQEPVLFARSIADNISYGLASASFESVVQAAQKANAHNFITELQDGYHTEAGEKGAQLSGGQKQRVAIARALIRAPPILILDEATSALDAESEHAIQQAIYGDLQNHTVLVIAHRLSTVERAHNIIVLDKGRVVQQGSHKELMEEGGLYSKLVQRQILGLEGGGTDSGQPAARGDAAKAPGGLEEEFRIDHSLPAAAQDDFTNAAAPK